From Melanotaenia boesemani isolate fMelBoe1 chromosome 12, fMelBoe1.pri, whole genome shotgun sequence, a single genomic window includes:
- the LOC121650779 gene encoding glutamate decarboxylase 1 isoform X1 yields MAASAPSSGGEADPNSTNLWPPGSSYDAWCGVAHGCTRKLGMKICGFLQKNNSLEERSRIVSSFKERTAKNLLSCDNIGGDAHFRRTETDFSNLFARDLLPAKNGEEPTMQFLLEVVEILTNYIRKTFDRSTKVLDFHHPHQLLEGMEGFNLELSDQPESLEQILVDCRDTLKYGVRTGHPRFFNQLSTGLDIVGLAGEWLTSTANTNMFTYEIAPVFVLMEQLTLKKMREIIGWPSGEGDGIFSPGGAISNMYSVMIARYKFFPEVKTKGMAAAPRLVLFTSEHSHYSIKKASAALGFGTENLILLKTDERGRVIPADLEAKVIEVKQKGYVPMFVNATAGTTVYGAFDPINEIADICEKYNMWLHVDGAWGGGLLMSRKHRHKLNGVERANSVTWNPHKMMGVPLQCSAILVRERGLLQGCNSMCAGYLFQPDKQYDVTYDTGDKAIQCGRHVDIFKFWLMWKAKGTVGFEQHIDKCLDLSAYLYHKIKNREGYEMVFNSEPQHTNVCFWYIPPSLRGLPDGEEKRDRLHKVAPKIKAMMMESGTTMVGYQPQGDKVNFFRMVISNAAATRSDIDFLIEEIERLGQDL; encoded by the exons ATGGCGGCGTCTGCACCCTCCTCTGGCGGAGAAGCGGATCCCAACTCGACAAATTTATGGCCACCGGGCTCAA GCTATGATGCGTGGTGTGGGGTTGCTCATGGATGCACTAGAAAACTGGGAATGAAAATATGTG GATTCTTACAGAAGAATAACAGCCTGGAGGAAAGAAGCAGAATTGTAAGCTCCTTCAAGGAGCGCACAGCCAAAAACCTGCTTTCCTGCGATAACATCGGAGGAGATGCGCATTTCAGGCGAACAGAAACCGACTTCTCCAACCTTTTCGCCAGAG ATCTGTTACCTGCCAAAAATGGAGAGGAGCCCACAATGCAGTTCTTGCTTGAGGTTGTGGAAATCCTCACCAACTACATCCGGAAGACTTTTGACAGATCCACCAAAGTGTTGGACTTCCACCACCCCCACCAGCTGCTGGAGGGCATGGAGGGCTTCAACCTGGAGCTGTCTGACCAGCCCGAGTCTCTGGAGCAGATCCTGGTGGACTGCAGGGACACCCTGAAGTATGGAGTGAGAACAG GTCACCCCAGGTTCTTCAACCAGCTGTCCACTGGATTAGACATTGTTGGTTTGGCAGGGGAGTGGCTCACTTCTACAGCCAACACTAATAT GTTTACTTATGAGATTGCCCCTGTTTTTGTGCTAATGGAGCAGTTGACACTCAAAAAGATGCGAGAGATCATCGGCTGGCCGAGTGGAGAGGGGGATGGAATATTTTCTCCAG GAGGTGCCATTTCCAACATGTACAGTGTGATGATCGCCAGATACAAGTTCTTCCCTGAAGTCAAGACCAAAGGCATGGCGGCTGCACCCCGACTGGTCCTTTTCACCTCAGAGCAT AGCCACTATTCAATCAAAAAAGCAAGCGCTGCTTTAGGCTTTGGAACAGAGAACCTGATCCTTCTGAAAACAGACGAGAG AGGGAGAGTTATACCTGCTGATTTAGAAGCCAAAGTAATTGAAGTCAAGCAAAAG GGTTATGTCCCAATGTTTGTAAATGCCACCGCTGGTACCACTGTCTACGGGGCCTTCGACCCCATCAATGAAATCGCAGACATCTGTGAGAAGTACAACATGTGGCTTCATGTGGAT GGTGCATGGGGAGGAGGTTTGTTGATGTCCAGGAAGCACAGGCACAAGCTGAATGGAGTAGAAAG GGCTAACTCAGTCACCTGGAATCCTCACAAGATGATGGGAGTGCCACTGCAGTGCTCTGCTATTCTGGTCAGGGAGAGG GGCTTGTTACAAGGCTGCAACTCTATGTGTGCGGGCTATCTCTTCCAGCCAGACAAACAGTACGATGTTACATATGACACAGGCGACAAAGCTATTCAGTGTGGACGGCATGTTGATATCTTCAAATTCTGGCTCATGTGGAAGGCAAAG GGAACAGTAGGATTTGAGCAGCACATTGACAAGTGCCTGGACCTGTCAGCATACCTctaccataaaataaaaaacagagaggGCTATGAGATGGTGTTCAATAGTGAG CCACAGCACACTAATGTCTGCTTCTGGTACATTCCACCGAGCCTGCGTGGCTTGCCTGATGGTGAGGAGAAGCGTGACAGGCTGCACAAG GTGGCCCCTAAGATCAAAGCAATGATGATGGAGTCAGGGACTACGATGGTGGGCTACCAGCCACAAGGAGACAAAGTCAACTTCTTCAGAATGGTCATCTCCAACGCTGCTGCCACCAGGTCAGACATCGACTTCCTGATTGAAGAGATTGAGCGACTTGGGCAAGACTTGTAA
- the LOC121650779 gene encoding glutamate decarboxylase 1 isoform X2, which yields MKICGFLQKNNSLEERSRIVSSFKERTAKNLLSCDNIGGDAHFRRTETDFSNLFARDLLPAKNGEEPTMQFLLEVVEILTNYIRKTFDRSTKVLDFHHPHQLLEGMEGFNLELSDQPESLEQILVDCRDTLKYGVRTGHPRFFNQLSTGLDIVGLAGEWLTSTANTNMFTYEIAPVFVLMEQLTLKKMREIIGWPSGEGDGIFSPGGAISNMYSVMIARYKFFPEVKTKGMAAAPRLVLFTSEHSHYSIKKASAALGFGTENLILLKTDERGRVIPADLEAKVIEVKQKGYVPMFVNATAGTTVYGAFDPINEIADICEKYNMWLHVDGAWGGGLLMSRKHRHKLNGVERANSVTWNPHKMMGVPLQCSAILVRERGLLQGCNSMCAGYLFQPDKQYDVTYDTGDKAIQCGRHVDIFKFWLMWKAKGTVGFEQHIDKCLDLSAYLYHKIKNREGYEMVFNSEPQHTNVCFWYIPPSLRGLPDGEEKRDRLHKVAPKIKAMMMESGTTMVGYQPQGDKVNFFRMVISNAAATRSDIDFLIEEIERLGQDL from the exons ATGAAAATATGTG GATTCTTACAGAAGAATAACAGCCTGGAGGAAAGAAGCAGAATTGTAAGCTCCTTCAAGGAGCGCACAGCCAAAAACCTGCTTTCCTGCGATAACATCGGAGGAGATGCGCATTTCAGGCGAACAGAAACCGACTTCTCCAACCTTTTCGCCAGAG ATCTGTTACCTGCCAAAAATGGAGAGGAGCCCACAATGCAGTTCTTGCTTGAGGTTGTGGAAATCCTCACCAACTACATCCGGAAGACTTTTGACAGATCCACCAAAGTGTTGGACTTCCACCACCCCCACCAGCTGCTGGAGGGCATGGAGGGCTTCAACCTGGAGCTGTCTGACCAGCCCGAGTCTCTGGAGCAGATCCTGGTGGACTGCAGGGACACCCTGAAGTATGGAGTGAGAACAG GTCACCCCAGGTTCTTCAACCAGCTGTCCACTGGATTAGACATTGTTGGTTTGGCAGGGGAGTGGCTCACTTCTACAGCCAACACTAATAT GTTTACTTATGAGATTGCCCCTGTTTTTGTGCTAATGGAGCAGTTGACACTCAAAAAGATGCGAGAGATCATCGGCTGGCCGAGTGGAGAGGGGGATGGAATATTTTCTCCAG GAGGTGCCATTTCCAACATGTACAGTGTGATGATCGCCAGATACAAGTTCTTCCCTGAAGTCAAGACCAAAGGCATGGCGGCTGCACCCCGACTGGTCCTTTTCACCTCAGAGCAT AGCCACTATTCAATCAAAAAAGCAAGCGCTGCTTTAGGCTTTGGAACAGAGAACCTGATCCTTCTGAAAACAGACGAGAG AGGGAGAGTTATACCTGCTGATTTAGAAGCCAAAGTAATTGAAGTCAAGCAAAAG GGTTATGTCCCAATGTTTGTAAATGCCACCGCTGGTACCACTGTCTACGGGGCCTTCGACCCCATCAATGAAATCGCAGACATCTGTGAGAAGTACAACATGTGGCTTCATGTGGAT GGTGCATGGGGAGGAGGTTTGTTGATGTCCAGGAAGCACAGGCACAAGCTGAATGGAGTAGAAAG GGCTAACTCAGTCACCTGGAATCCTCACAAGATGATGGGAGTGCCACTGCAGTGCTCTGCTATTCTGGTCAGGGAGAGG GGCTTGTTACAAGGCTGCAACTCTATGTGTGCGGGCTATCTCTTCCAGCCAGACAAACAGTACGATGTTACATATGACACAGGCGACAAAGCTATTCAGTGTGGACGGCATGTTGATATCTTCAAATTCTGGCTCATGTGGAAGGCAAAG GGAACAGTAGGATTTGAGCAGCACATTGACAAGTGCCTGGACCTGTCAGCATACCTctaccataaaataaaaaacagagaggGCTATGAGATGGTGTTCAATAGTGAG CCACAGCACACTAATGTCTGCTTCTGGTACATTCCACCGAGCCTGCGTGGCTTGCCTGATGGTGAGGAGAAGCGTGACAGGCTGCACAAG GTGGCCCCTAAGATCAAAGCAATGATGATGGAGTCAGGGACTACGATGGTGGGCTACCAGCCACAAGGAGACAAAGTCAACTTCTTCAGAATGGTCATCTCCAACGCTGCTGCCACCAGGTCAGACATCGACTTCCTGATTGAAGAGATTGAGCGACTTGGGCAAGACTTGTAA
- the sp5a gene encoding transcription factor Sp5a: MAAVAVLRNETLQAFLQDRTPNSSPENCKHSPLALLAATCNRIGHHHGSNPADFLQVPYDPTLGSPSRLFHPWTNEGNPQSSLASNSTFGLSSKPQLSAHIQSSFSSHHELPLTPPADPSYPYDFSPVKMLPCSMQSLQSSCPPTYVPAVSYAAPTPIPPAMPSFVTGPSGLVHQQQRQLSPNPGEDIPWWSLQQGNHVSHSSSLAPHRFQLQRSLVLGHTDFAQYQTQIAALLHTKSPLATARRCRRCRCPNCQSSTSSDEPGKKKQHICHIPGCGKVYGKTSHLKAHLRWHSGERPFVCNWLFCGKSFTRSDELQRHLRTHTGEKRFVCPDCCKRFMRSDHLAKHVKTHQNKKSKCHDKTLDHVKREDARNML, encoded by the exons ATGGCAGCGGTGGCTGTTTTACGGAATGAAACACTGCAAGCTTTTCTGCAG GATCGCACTCCAAACTCTTCTCCAGAGAACTGTAAACATTCTCCGCTGGCTCTCCTGGCGGCCACTTGTAATCGGATCGGGCATCACCACGGATCCAACCCGGCAGATTTCCTCCAGGTCCCCTATGATCCCACGTTGGGCTCCCCTTCGCGTTTATTTCACCCGTGGACTAACGAGGGAAACCCTCAAAGCAGCCTGGCCAGCAACTCCACTTTCGGACTATCCTCCAAGCCTCAGCTTTCTGCGCACATCCAGAGCTCCTTCAGCTCCCACCACGAACTGCCCCTCACCCCTCCGGCGGACCCCTCGTACCCATATGACTTTTCTCCCGTGAAGATGCTACCTTGCTCCATGCAGTCCCTGCAGTCCTCCTGCCCTCCCACCTACGTCCCTGCTGTCAGCTACGCAGCGCCAACTCCTATTCCTCCCGCAATGCCAAGTTTTGTCACGGGACCTTCCGGCCTTGTTCACCAGCAGCAGAGACAGTTGTCTCCAAACCCTGGAGAGGACATTCCGTGGTGGAGCCTCCAGCAGGGGAACCATGTGAGCCACTCTTCCTCCCTGGCTCCCCACCGCTTCCAGCTGCAGAGAAGTTTAGTTCTGGGACATACGGACTTTGCGCAATATCAGACGCAAATCGCCGCTCTGCTGCACACAAAGTCTCCTCTCGCGACTGCGCGAAGATGCAGGAGGTGCAGGTGTCCGAACTGCCAGTCCTCCACGTCCAGCGACGAGCCTgggaagaagaagcagcacaTTTGTCACATTCCCGGCTGCGGGAAAGTTTATGGGAAAACTTCTCACCTCAAAGCGCACCTGAGGTGGCACTCTGGGGAGCGGCCGTTTGTGTGCAACTGGCTGTTCTGTGGCAAGAGTTTCACCAGGTCGGATGAGCTGCAGAGACATCTGAGGACTCACACTGGAGAGAAGCGCTTTGTTTGCCCGGACTGCTGCAAGAGGTTCATGAGGAGTGACCACTTGGCAAAACACGTCAAAACACACCAGAACAAAAAAAGCAAGTGCCACGACAAGACACTTGATCATGTCAAAAGAGAGGACGCGAGGAATATGTTGTAA